The Rhododendron vialii isolate Sample 1 chromosome 1a, ASM3025357v1 region CCAACCGTTGGTATCGAAGTCCATATTTCCTGGTTCCATGGAGGCCCCTTAGCTCATCAATAAaaggagacacacacacacacacaccctgcaaataatatcaatgaTTCATCCAACCAACCAAAATAAACATTAACATCAAATTATCTTAAAAAGCAGCCCCATTGACAAgtttagaaagaaaaacaaacaaaaatactgTCAAAGTAGTGAAACCAGGTTGAACTAAAAGTATCTGAGTAGACATACTGACATAGATAACAATATGGAAACGGTAGAGACATTTTCTTGGGGCggagagagaggaaatcaaATTTCCAGCTAAAAATTGGGAAATATTACTGTAATTGAAAGAAACAAGAATCCAAGAAAAATGAGGCAGAGTATTTTGCTCCAAGATACCATCAAGTTAGTTTTTCGCTGAGTAACAACCAAGAAATCAGAATTTTGACAATTTAAAATAGGGAAATGAAATATGGGTATCCCTTAAATCGTATCCCACACGTTAAAGTGAGCAATTTAATTGAAATTCAGGGCAATGAGAGATGGTTGCAGACATGGGTATCCCCCAAAAATTCAAGTCCCCCACGTAAGAATACAACAACccatattgaaattgaacgtaCATAACCACAGCCATATGTgtaatagaaaaacaaaatgcattttttcagaatttgatGCATAATCCCCCACGGAAAAATACATCAACCCATTTGGAATTGAACATACATAACCACAGCCATAGCTCTAATAGAAACAAAAGAATGCAGTCTTcagaaattcataaaaaatctATTATAACCAGAAATCTGAATCTAAACAAGAACTCAAGGCAAATGAGCAAATGGGTATAGGCAGAAACGAAATCACATGCGATCCGAGTGATGGAAAATTGGAACCAAATAACTGCCGAAGAAAAAGGGGTCATGCAAATTGTGAGATCGAATTCTTTTCACCTTTTGGCCGTTTGTGTTTGTGTCTCCTCGCTTTTTCTCCCTCTGGCGTGGTTTGTTAAGAAGGGGGAGGAAGGGGTCCCGCTTGCTTCCTCAGGCTTCGGGTTTAAGGAAAACGAAAGAGTCGTGTCAAGAGGGGAAAGATCAAACCACTTTTAAAACTAAATTGACATTTgactttgttttggttttgacgGAAGTTATTGGTGCTAGAGAAATAAGAGTTTTTGGTGAAACGAAAACGAGTAGAGAAAGAgataggaaaatgaaagtaataataatttaagataaaaattattgaaaattgtgcgTAAAGAAAAATGATCGGATTCAGAGCGAAATGTTAGGTGCAAAGaaaataggcaaaaaaaaatatctttaaagtgtacatgaatgaCTCAGATGCACTATatagtgaatctgagccgttcatgtacattttaagaatattttctttgccaattttttttgtccctgacacttttcaaaaattatttcaattttcttaGTTGAGTTTTGAGTTGCTTAAAGACCAAGATTTGTAAAGATTCAACGGTCAAAAATGGGAGAATATATTATCGGCTAAGGTAAAAAGTGGTCGACTAATGAATGGTTGCTTTCTCATTATAGATCTGACGGTTATAAACTTATAAGTTACAATATCCTATAAATCTCTAGGTTAATTGATTCATAGTCTTGTTAAGTTCGGTAAAGAACCATATGAGACCATACACAAAACGTAGTGCACACAAATCTAATTCTAGTAATGAATGGTTGTGATATGCTCAAGAGGGAAAAGATCAAACCACTTTTTAAACTAGTTTGACATTTTCGGTTCTTAAATTTTGATTCAATGGTCTTTTAGTTGAGTTTTGAGTTGCTTAGCCTTGAAGAATTTCAGTGCAGCGCATCCGAACTGTCCATTATGTTTTTTGACGGCTCgaatttagaaagaaaaaaaagagaaagaaagcattagagtgaaaagaaagaaaggatttCAATTCGAGCTGTCTAAAAGTGTATATGTCATAACCCGAAAATTTGCACGAATTACATATTTGATTACCGAGAATTTTACTTGAAAAAACGAGACCAGGGTAGTCTTTGAATAATTTGTTTGGCCACGAtaatatttttggaattttccgAAATGAAATCCGGACTATGCGATTGAAACGGGACTCGTTTTCGGGCCGGTGGGATTTTTCCCAGCCGACGGCCTATTTTGGCAAGCTTCTGAATGCCCACCCATAAAATTTACTCCCTtgtgcccccccccccccccccccaggcTTTGCTCCCAGCCGTACACCTCATCTCTCTCCTGCCGACATCTCTCTCCTGCCGACATCTCTCTCTTCCCTATATTTATCTCCCTCTCATGCACTCTTTCTTCCACACACCCACTCACCGGCACCACCACCCCGAAATCACCCACGGCTCCTCTCCCCGCCGCCTACACCACCGCTATTCTCCGTAACCACCGCCGTCGCCGCGCCGCGGCATCACCACGGTTCACCACCCACACCACACGgcaccacctcctcctctcggcaccacctccaccaccaccggaaACCACCCacctcctcccccccccccccctctctctctctctctctctctctctcactcacgggtcctctctccctctcactctaTATGTacgtatatgtatatatgtatgtacgaacatgtatatatatagataccAGTTACATACATACTACTTTACATACATACTACTGTTATAagttagttttattatacaattAAATAAATTGTTAGTTTTTGTAGTAATAAAGTTGTAAAATGATTTTTAGATGCAAGATATATATGAATAAACGGGATTTTATTTAttggtgttttgttaacgcctctaacgatatcgaacgaagctcattttgtacaaagaccttaaacgacatattttgaacaaaatgaacggttccgatcatctttgcgcgacccgaggcgggagaaaaaggccgTTGTGCACAGCTTGTTGTacacgtagcacagctctagAGTAGGTACATTAATGAGGTACCTCTCGAGTTTTTGGTGGTGCATTATTATATACGATGAGACAACTGATACTTTCATGtggttgtttgatacttttgcCAAGGCTATGTGTGGAAAAAAAAGCCTAAAACAATTCTTACAGATCAAGATGCAACCATGGCAAAAGCATTAGCTGCTCAGTGGCCGGAAACATCTCAGCGTTTATGCATTTGGCACCTCTACCAAAACGCGGCAATACACCCAAGCGGCGTGTTTGCCAAGTTCAAGGAATTCACAAAAGATTTCAGCTCTTGAATTTATGATTACTGGTGAACTCTCATTGTTACTACATTGGTCTTCTCCGACCTTCATTGATATGACAGTAATTTTATATTGTACTTTATGAATGTCATTTACACCCTTCGACTGGTTCTTGATGTGTTGCTTTGAAGGTATAATAGTTGGACAATGTTAATAATATGACCAATTCACATGCAAGAGATTTTAGTGGAGATATGAAATGAAGAACAACGGTACTGCATGTAATCTGATCCTGTAAGAGATGTTTGTCTTAGTTTTTAACAATTAAAGTAAGTTATTTTCATTATCAAGTAATATCATGTCCATGTCTCCATTATTGTCTCGAAATCGTAGTCAATTATATTTTCGATATGAACAATTGGGGGGTGGTGTGTTTCGATTTCACTTGAGATATGGGGTACCCGACGTGTTTCATTTGTATGCCATGCTTGCTATAACTAACAGAGAGCATTTGCAAAAATACGTCATGTGTTCGATGCACGCTAGCATTGGTTTCATTCTTATATACTCATGAAAGacgtataataaaaaataaatttagaggaccacgtgacggtacccagtggcatagaataattttttctctccctccctctcccacgtttcccccttcccctcccctctctctctctctctctctctctctctctcactttcccaCATCTCTCtgtttataaacaaaaaaaagttaaaaattcaGGAAATTTGTGGGGGTCAGACACATTTCTATAGTCTGAAGGGATTTTCTTACCAACTATTTCGTAACTAACTCATCAGTTACCGAACTCATACATTTCCCACcaccccctctctccctctgtaCGTACAATGCATATGTATGTCAATATCGTAGCATAATAAAGAGTTGTAGTCAACTTCGCATTAACTCTATTTCTAATAGAAATCCATAAATCATACAAAGCTCTGCATGATATCACCCTCTCCATCACTCTCATCTCACTCTCATCTCACGTCTTTTCTTCCTTCATCCTTTTCACTTCCTCATATCACTCATTTATTGTcaccatttctctcatttaatttttttgcatatggttTTTAAAAAGCTATGTTAAAAGTgttaatcttttcattttttataaacaaGTGTAATcgtgataaaaataaaataattttcttgtGCTGTGCTTCCATGCGTAGCACGGATTTTGCGCTTGTATATGGATAATGCATTTGAATCTCATCACATGCACATGCATCTGAGTtgaacactctctctctctctctctctctcttcacagTATGAGTGGCTGGTGTATACGAGTAATTATTTAGCGTCTCCAGAATACCACGTAGGCACGTGGTATTTCCAATCATTTACGTTGCGATAATTTTACGATAGGAACATTTTCGTTCacttttttttgagtaaatgaGAGACAAGTAGTGACCTTCATTTTGTGGTGGCAATGTTTTATTTGTAAAGAGTACCATATGACAATGTCCTGTGCTACTCTGGAAGTACTGAATAATTGGCCGATGTACATTGTCCTCCTCATCACTTGCCACGTGGCCCACAGATATTTCCTAAATTTCCCATCTTTTATTCCTACACGTGGCAGTCAACCACAGCTGCCTGTAGATCCCCCGTGGGTGATTCAATCGTACGCCGCAAACCAACCGTCTCGTAACCAACTCTCTAActaactgtattttttttaattttttatttctgaACTGTAAACTGTTCTGTTCTGTTCTGTTCTGAGTAGCAAAAGAAACAGTTAAAATTCCGAACCCATCCATttcccgcctctctctctctctctctccacccatcCCGATGCTAGAGTTCAAGCTAGTTCAGGGAAACCGACTGAGGAACGCCGTGGGGCCGCTCCAGCACATAAGAGGGGTAGCCGCCGTCTTCTGCAATTCGGAGACCTTGTATCTACAAGCGTCAGACATCGACCGTACCATCGTCGCTCTGCTCCGGTTCCGTTCGGGGTTTTTCAACCGCTATGTCATCAACAGGAAGGCAATGGCCGGCGTCGGAGTCCTTGCTCTGGGCAGTATACTTGAAACCATGGATGACGAAGATTCCATCACTGTTCGCGCTGATTGTCGCTCTAACATCATCGACTTCACTTTCGAAGATGTTGGTCAGTTCCCTCTAATTGCTCTGTTCTTGGTGCATTGGAATGGTGTATAATGTGTTGAGCATGTTTGCCTTTTGAATTGATTCTTGAAAACCCGTGTAATTTtctgttcttggtatttgtaaTGTTCACTTGCGGAGATGTTGATCATTTCTCTTGCTCTGTTCTTGATTGATTCCCTTGCATATTGTGATGTGATGTATCTGATTGTGTGTAATGTGTTTGTTTGAATTGATTCTTGAAAATCCACGTGTAGTTTGATGAGATTATCAAGACCCAGTTTGTTTTTACTTGGAGATTCGAATTCGTAACCGAAATCGGAGTCGGAAATCAAGAGGGAAATAGGTAATTAATTTCTTGAGTTTCTTTGGTTGGGCTTGAATTGATATTCGGAAAATCCTTTGCATTTGATAAGGCCTAagggaaatgaaatgaaattacaGAGCTGAATTTCTTGTTTTGTCTGGTTGGGATGAAAcggaatttctcaaaaaaaaaataattttaatgttaTTGTTTTGATTCAAATATTTTGTTCCAAAAATTGGCCTCGCTTTCTTTTTTCTACCCAAATCAAATTCAGATGAAAACACAGTGTAAATGTCTTACATTTAGTAATTTTAATGTGATATGTACAATATTCTCTGCCTAAACGTCGATCAACCGTTAGATTTGAGTAGTATGAGTGTGTGATTGCTATTCTTGAAAACCCTTTAGCATCTACATTTTTTAAGAGAACGTTTGGAACTTGTATTCGTtgtcccaaaataaatgaaaaagaaatggtAGTGATTTTTGCATGACCCTTTTTATCGTCCACActactttttcttgttttatgcATGTGAATTTatatgcataaaaaaaaaggaatgtggATTGCAAAGAGTGGAGTGAAAATCAAATTCCCGAGAAAAAAGCAAACGAAATGAGAGAGAAGtttcttggttttgtttggtttagatgataaataacaagaaaattaactggtatttctttaaaaaaaacaatgggTCATCCTTTTTCATTTGGCTGCTATATCCATTAACAAGAtttcatttttggttttcttttttgcctcTCCTTCTTAAATCCCAAGTTCCAAACCAATAACAACCTCTATGTTTACTTATTTTGTGACTATACAAAGTAAGAGTGAGTTTggccaaaaaaatttggcacaattttttggttgcttTCTCCTAATCTTTACAAAATTCGGGTCAAAGTATGACGTAACGATTTGACCAGAATCTTGCAAAGATTAAGAGAAAACAACCAACAAGACCATTCAAAAACCTCCCTTGAAAAGTTAGACCAAACTCACCCATCAAGGGAGAACGTACTGAagtgaaaaatgagagagatttCAGTTCATTCGTCTATTCTGCTTCTGGTATCGCTAAAGTTCTCTATGGTTTTGAATCTCCACTCTCTAATGTGCTATTTACTACTATATATTTAGGTTGATTAAGTAATTTGATTGTGGATAAATGcctttttttcagaaactcaTGAGACTAGAAACACGTCTGCGGACATCGTTAATATCCCCCGTGATCATGTCGAATTTGATGACTCAAGCTACGAATACGAAGTGGTAGTCGGGGTGCCATCCGCGGAGTTCAGAAGAATTTTTGCGAGCTTGAGGAACTCTGGTCCAGGAGGAGGTAGTGATAATATCGAACTAAAATATACTACGATTATATGTCAGATTTTGTTGACACATTGGTTTGAACTAGTTTTTGACCTATTTGCAAAACTGGACAACTAGGAAATCCTTGTATTACTACTGGTTTTGCGTGCAGTGGACTCGACCGGCTAGTTTGGACTCAATATAGGTTTAGGGCCGATATTTGAACCCCGTACCTCATGCATGGGGAAAGGAGCCTGTGCCAACTGCACTGGCGCCCCACTCGCAGCATATGTTAGCTAGattagaagttttttttttttttttttttttgtagtaagTACTTAATCGGAAGTCTGTTCTAAACTAGTTGTTATATACTGTAggagtagtatttagaaatagTGTGCATACGTGAATGCGTGCTTTTTCTTATGTTTCTTGATCCTTTTGTTATCGATGAATGCCTTAccattttgacccaaaaaaagaaaatgttgatTTTGTGGTTGCAATTAGATTGCATTATCTAGAAACGTTTGTGCGGACATGATCACTACCCAACGGAATGAGCATGAATAGTGTTCTGAAGAAATATGTCAGCTACAAGCATGATTTGTTGCTCTATTTTGTGCATTTTCAAAGGCTAATTATGCTGATCGGCG contains the following coding sequences:
- the LOC131328781 gene encoding proliferating cell nuclear antigen-like, whose translation is MLEFKLVQGNRLRNAVGPLQHIRGVAAVFCNSETLYLQASDIDRTIVALLRFRSGFFNRYVINRKAMAGVGVLALGSILETMDDEDSITVRADCRSNIIDFTFEDVETHETRNTSADIVNIPRDHVEFDDSSYEYEVVVGVPSAEFRRIFASLRNSGPGGGSDNIELKYTTIICQILLTHWFELVFDLFAKLDN